Proteins encoded together in one Candidatus Acidulodesulfobacterium acidiphilum window:
- a CDS encoding potassium channel protein, protein MFNVILIFFRKLKILTNQHKSDLIRIFVFLIAILLIFSYLFSRYEKISFFKSFYWAVTTATTVGYGDVTPTNDAGRIIAMGLMIAGIGILGLFLATVSSIMFEFKIGRIFGTVESHIFKEHIVILGYSSLIKSSLKDILETKDNVTLVANIEKSPENTGKLIFIKGDITDEKTVARAHIDKAKLCIISDEDDANSLIAGINVRTQYKNIYIIALIFKKETERAFKEIGINEVFSSGSFSSRVLVKSIEFKGASKFFNQLLDENFKEGLIEKNLPGNLENKEFLEVIKFFKENKDEIAVGIKRNELVIINPEKTFAAAAGDKVMLIGKKS, encoded by the coding sequence ATGTTTAACGTCATATTAATTTTTTTTCGTAAGTTAAAAATATTAACGAATCAGCATAAATCCGATTTAATAAGAATTTTTGTTTTTCTTATAGCTATACTTTTAATTTTTTCTTACTTATTCAGCCGTTACGAAAAAATATCTTTTTTTAAATCATTTTACTGGGCGGTTACTACCGCTACCACAGTAGGTTACGGCGACGTTACGCCGACAAACGATGCCGGAAGAATTATCGCTATGGGTTTAATGATTGCCGGAATAGGAATTTTAGGTCTTTTTTTAGCGACGGTGTCTTCTATTATGTTTGAATTTAAAATAGGGAGGATATTTGGAACCGTGGAAAGCCATATTTTTAAGGAACATATCGTTATACTAGGTTACAGCAGTTTAATAAAATCTTCTTTGAAAGATATTTTGGAAACGAAAGACAACGTCACTCTTGTGGCAAATATCGAAAAATCGCCGGAAAACACCGGTAAATTAATATTTATAAAAGGCGATATCACGGATGAAAAAACGGTTGCAAGAGCTCACATCGATAAAGCCAAGCTGTGCATTATTTCGGACGAAGACGATGCAAACTCTTTAATAGCCGGCATAAACGTTAGGACGCAATATAAAAATATTTACATAATCGCTTTAATTTTTAAAAAAGAAACTGAAAGGGCTTTTAAAGAAATAGGCATCAACGAGGTATTTTCCTCCGGTTCGTTTTCAAGCAGGGTTCTTGTTAAATCCATAGAGTTTAAAGGCGCTTCTAAATTTTTTAACCAGCTTTTAGACGAAAATTTTAAAGAAGGTCTCATAGAAAAAAATTTACCCGGAAATTTAGAAAATAAAGAATTTTTAGAAGTTATAAAATTTTTTAAAGAAAATAAAGACGAAATTGCCGTCGGAATAAAAAGAAATGAACTGGTTATAATAAATCCCGAAAAAACTTTTGCAGCGGCGGCAGGCGACAAAGTTATGCTGATCGGCAAAAAAAGCTGA
- the purU gene encoding formyltetrahydrofolate deformylase: MNRKLVLIFSCPDKKGIVAAVSKVLFENDGNIVESNQHSAKSVTNPHFYMRIVFELDSIFAEKNLANIKIKLNELKSIFGIEYELNDTSVKKNAAIFVSKEDHCLYELLWQTSSGDIFLNIGCILSNHKVLSSVANFYNVPFIYIPSNFAVSDNDDDSLRLKQERFILNEIAKYDIDFIILAKYMRILSPGFINLFNKKIINIHHSFLPSFPGAKPYLQAYEKGVKIIGATAHFVNEKLDDGPIIEQDVIRINHEDDAEELKKKGKIIERTVLARAVKFFVEDRIIQYGNKTIVFA; the protein is encoded by the coding sequence ATGAATAGAAAATTAGTTTTAATCTTTTCTTGTCCTGATAAAAAAGGAATAGTAGCCGCAGTTTCAAAAGTCCTTTTTGAAAACGACGGAAATATAGTAGAATCAAACCAGCATTCAGCTAAATCTGTTACAAATCCCCATTTTTATATGAGAATCGTCTTTGAACTGGATAGTATTTTTGCCGAAAAAAATCTTGCAAATATAAAAATAAAATTAAACGAACTTAAGAGCATATTCGGCATTGAATATGAATTAAACGATACTTCCGTTAAAAAAAATGCGGCAATTTTCGTCTCAAAAGAAGACCATTGCCTTTATGAGTTATTGTGGCAGACGAGTTCCGGCGATATTTTTTTGAATATCGGCTGCATATTGTCAAATCACAAAGTCCTGTCGTCCGTCGCAAATTTTTATAATGTGCCGTTTATATATATTCCGTCAAATTTTGCCGTTTCAGATAATGACGACGATAGCCTTAGGCTTAAACAGGAACGATTTATTTTAAACGAAATAGCAAAATACGATATTGATTTTATTATACTGGCAAAATATATGAGAATTTTATCGCCTGGTTTTATTAATTTATTCAATAAAAAGATAATAAACATTCATCATTCTTTTCTGCCGTCGTTTCCGGGAGCCAAGCCTTATCTTCAGGCATACGAAAAAGGCGTAAAAATAATCGGGGCAACCGCCCATTTCGTTAATGAAAAATTAGACGACGGACCAATAATAGAACAGGACGTCATAAGGATTAACCACGAAGACGACGCGGAAGAGCTTAAAAAGAAAGGAAAAATCATCGAAAGAACGGTATTGGCAAGGGCGGTAAAATTTTTCGTCGAGGACAGAATAATACAATACGGCAACAAAACCATTGTTTTTGCTTAA